In Candidatus Acidulodesulfobacterium acidiphilum, the following are encoded in one genomic region:
- a CDS encoding valine--tRNA ligase: protein MQEKNDFIDFKDFPKNYDYKSVEEKISKYWEDNDIYKFSLEDKGKDIYSVDTPPPYVSSAHLHVGHVMSYSQAEFIIRYKRMKGYNVFYPMGFDDNGLPTERYVEKKYKINKSKITREEFIDLCLKETKIGIDIYKSLWRSVGISADYSLSYSTIDERCRKTAQKSFLDLYGKGLIERRNEPILWCPQCRTSLAQADVVMEEFTGVLYDIEFKSDEGKGLIISTTRPELLGGCVAVYANPADERYRFLEGMSVKTPLYNKNVPVKYDESVDMSYGSGLMMVCTWGDAEDVKKWKEHSLDTAIIIDRSGRLNELSGGYKGLNVRDAKKGIVEDLRKMSLIKLEKPLNHNVGVHDRCSTPVEFILAEQWFIKILENKEKFIDAGNRMSWHPQFMKTRYDEWINNLKWDWNISRQRFYGVPFPVWYCAECGEVVVASEKELPVDPAVIMPVNMKCKKCGGSKLIPENDVMDTWMTSSLTPLINSLWSYEDAESKKLYNTIYPMGLRPQAQEIIRTWLFYTVVKSVYHTGDIPFKDVMISGWGLDKNGKKMSKSLGNFVSPEEITGKYSADALRYWASKANLGQDLRFSEEDVANGRRLTIKIWNAARFLITNVESDFNPYEKNVKDLKLSRIDEWILTEFENTLKSCGNYMESYEYSLCMRTLQDFFYNSYCDNYLEIIKNVFWDESEESSERKKTVLNIMYFISLNAVKMFAPFMPFITEELYLSFYKRYEKDKSIHKSFWPEFRNDLIFKDSLKYSAVLLNILDASRKLRTNLNLHQNHKVHKILIQALNQDYIEIINDISGDIRSAVRAERLIFSDQADFKASDDNILIALEK, encoded by the coding sequence ATGCAAGAAAAGAACGATTTTATAGATTTCAAGGATTTTCCTAAAAATTACGATTACAAGTCGGTAGAGGAAAAAATATCTAAATATTGGGAAGACAACGATATTTATAAATTTTCTTTGGAAGATAAAGGAAAAGATATTTATTCGGTCGATACTCCGCCTCCTTATGTTTCGTCGGCGCATCTGCATGTCGGACACGTAATGAGTTACTCGCAGGCGGAATTTATTATAAGATATAAAAGGATGAAGGGTTATAACGTTTTCTATCCTATGGGTTTCGACGACAACGGTCTTCCGACCGAACGTTACGTAGAAAAAAAATATAAAATCAATAAATCTAAAATTACGAGAGAAGAATTTATAGATTTGTGCCTTAAAGAAACAAAAATAGGAATAGATATATATAAATCGCTATGGAGATCGGTCGGAATAAGCGCCGACTATAGTTTATCGTATTCCACGATAGACGAAAGATGCAGAAAGACCGCTCAGAAATCGTTTCTAGACCTTTACGGCAAAGGTCTTATCGAGCGGCGCAACGAACCTATACTTTGGTGTCCGCAGTGCAGGACTTCTCTTGCTCAGGCAGATGTAGTCATGGAAGAATTTACAGGCGTACTGTACGATATAGAATTTAAATCAGACGAAGGTAAAGGCCTTATTATATCTACGACACGTCCCGAACTGCTCGGAGGATGCGTCGCCGTTTACGCTAATCCGGCGGACGAAAGATATCGTTTTTTGGAAGGAATGAGCGTCAAAACTCCGTTATACAATAAAAACGTTCCGGTTAAATATGACGAGTCCGTAGATATGTCTTACGGTTCGGGTCTTATGATGGTCTGTACGTGGGGCGATGCGGAAGACGTTAAGAAATGGAAAGAACATAGTTTAGACACGGCAATTATAATAGACAGGTCGGGAAGATTAAACGAATTATCCGGCGGCTATAAAGGATTAAACGTCAGGGACGCTAAAAAAGGCATAGTTGAAGATTTAAGAAAAATGTCGCTGATAAAGTTGGAAAAGCCTCTGAATCATAACGTCGGAGTTCACGACAGATGTTCGACTCCGGTCGAATTTATTTTAGCAGAACAGTGGTTTATAAAAATTTTAGAAAATAAAGAAAAATTTATAGACGCAGGCAACAGGATGTCCTGGCATCCTCAGTTTATGAAAACCAGATACGACGAATGGATTAATAATCTTAAATGGGACTGGAATATTTCGAGGCAGAGATTTTACGGAGTTCCGTTTCCGGTCTGGTACTGTGCGGAATGCGGAGAAGTCGTCGTCGCATCAGAAAAAGAACTTCCCGTGGATCCCGCAGTAATTATGCCGGTAAACATGAAATGCAAAAAATGCGGCGGAAGCAAATTGATTCCCGAAAACGACGTTATGGATACTTGGATGACGTCCTCGCTTACGCCTCTTATAAACTCATTGTGGTCATACGAAGACGCCGAGAGCAAAAAACTTTATAATACTATTTATCCTATGGGGCTGCGTCCGCAGGCGCAGGAAATTATCCGCACATGGCTTTTTTATACGGTTGTAAAATCCGTTTATCATACGGGAGACATACCTTTTAAAGACGTAATGATAAGCGGATGGGGTTTGGACAAAAACGGCAAGAAGATGTCTAAAAGCTTGGGAAATTTTGTAAGCCCCGAAGAAATAACCGGCAAGTACTCGGCAGACGCCCTAAGATACTGGGCATCTAAGGCAAATTTAGGACAGGATCTTCGTTTCAGCGAAGAAGACGTTGCAAACGGCAGAAGATTGACCATTAAAATATGGAACGCCGCAAGATTTTTGATAACGAACGTAGAATCCGATTTTAATCCTTACGAAAAAAATGTAAAAGACCTTAAACTTAGCCGCATAGACGAATGGATATTGACGGAATTCGAAAACACGCTGAAATCTTGCGGCAATTATATGGAGTCTTATGAATATTCTCTGTGCATGAGAACGCTTCAAGATTTTTTCTATAATTCATACTGCGATAATTATCTTGAAATTATAAAAAACGTGTTTTGGGACGAAAGCGAAGAAAGCTCCGAAAGAAAAAAAACCGTGCTGAATATTATGTATTTTATTTCTTTAAATGCCGTTAAAATGTTTGCGCCTTTCATGCCGTTTATAACCGAGGAACTCTATCTGTCGTTCTATAAAAGATATGAAAAAGATAAAAGCATACATAAATCTTTTTGGCCGGAATTTAGAAACGATTTAATTTTTAAAGATTCTTTAAAATACTCGGCTGTATTGCTGAATATTCTTGATGCTTCAAGGAAATTGCGCACTAATTTAAATCTTCACCAGAATCATAAAGTTCATAAAATCTTAATTCAGGCGTTAAATCAGGACTATATAGAAATCATAAACGATATTTCCGGCGATATAAGGTCGGCAGTCAGGGCCGAGCGGTTAATATTTTCCGATCAAGCGGATTTTAAGGCGTCCGACGATAATATTTTAATAGCGTTAGAAAAATGA
- the dnaX gene encoding DNA polymerase III subunit gamma/tau, translating to MYQVLARKYRPRIFDEIIGQDAIVQTLKNAVINDRLSHAYIFTGTRGVGKTSIARILAKSINCENGPTVNPCGVCSACVQIQNGSSVDVIEIDGASNTGVDSVRELKENIIYSPQSLRFKIYIIDEVHMLSNSAFNALLKTLEEPPTHAKFIFATTEIHKVPETILSRCQRFNFKRIPTKIIFEKLKEIAKAENINATDENFMIIASLADGSLRDSLSIFDTVISYFGNNIEEDISGVLGLTSKSITSQLISSIFNKDYEGALKAVKEIYESGSDLRQFMKQAAHYIRNIIIVKLRYKDLIYDLTDEEIKTIEPLAEQKSLEELLDMLDVMINADVKFQRISSPLLMMELTIFRLFNVPDKKNVTELILKIDELKNKTKHNYGTAESIKPHTSIEIKPAEKQNIIINNRLNEGKYVQAKPVERTTYNEQVEYAKPVEHAETFERNELKKDSGQLLEHEKLFEHFSKMDEKLNEKEKTTKPKNFQTASPITEERLQKDFQKDFAEKTITDDKIIESIKEVFGDSIKRIDKI from the coding sequence ATGTACCAGGTGCTTGCACGAAAATATAGACCAAGGATTTTTGACGAGATAATAGGGCAGGATGCAATCGTTCAAACTTTGAAAAATGCGGTAATAAACGATAGGCTTTCCCACGCATATATATTTACGGGAACCAGGGGCGTAGGCAAAACATCCATTGCAAGAATACTCGCAAAATCCATTAACTGCGAAAACGGTCCGACTGTAAATCCTTGCGGCGTATGTTCGGCCTGCGTCCAAATTCAGAACGGAAGTTCTGTGGACGTTATAGAAATAGACGGTGCATCGAATACCGGAGTCGATTCGGTAAGAGAGTTAAAAGAAAACATAATATATTCGCCGCAAAGTTTAAGATTTAAAATCTATATAATAGACGAAGTCCATATGTTATCCAACAGCGCGTTTAACGCTCTGTTAAAAACTCTGGAAGAACCTCCCACTCACGCAAAATTTATCTTCGCCACTACCGAAATCCATAAAGTTCCGGAAACTATTTTATCGCGGTGCCAGAGATTTAACTTTAAACGGATACCGACGAAAATAATATTCGAAAAATTGAAAGAAATAGCTAAAGCAGAAAATATCAACGCAACAGATGAAAATTTTATGATTATAGCATCTCTTGCCGACGGTTCTCTGAGAGATTCTCTTTCAATTTTCGATACCGTTATATCTTATTTTGGAAACAATATTGAAGAAGATATTTCAGGCGTGCTTGGACTTACGTCTAAATCTATAACTTCACAACTTATATCTTCTATATTCAATAAAGATTATGAAGGCGCGCTGAAAGCGGTAAAGGAAATTTACGAATCGGGATCAGACTTAAGGCAGTTCATGAAACAAGCGGCGCATTATATAAGAAACATAATAATCGTAAAATTACGATATAAAGACCTTATATACGACTTAACCGACGAAGAAATTAAAACGATAGAGCCGCTTGCGGAGCAAAAATCCCTTGAAGAGCTTTTAGATATGCTCGACGTAATGATAAACGCCGACGTTAAATTTCAAAGGATTTCTTCGCCTTTATTAATGATGGAATTGACGATTTTCAGGCTGTTTAACGTTCCCGATAAAAAAAACGTGACCGAACTTATTTTAAAAATCGACGAATTAAAAAATAAAACTAAACATAATTACGGAACGGCAGAATCGATAAAACCTCATACATCTATAGAAATAAAGCCTGCCGAAAAACAAAATATAATTATAAATAACCGGTTGAACGAAGGAAAATACGTCCAGGCGAAACCGGTTGAACGCACAACTTACAATGAACAGGTTGAATATGCGAAACCTGTTGAACATGCCGAAACTTTTGAACGGAACGAGCTGAAAAAAGATTCGGGACAGCTTTTGGAACATGAAAAACTATTCGAACATTTTTCAAAAATGGATGAAAAGTTGAATGAAAAAGAAAAAACAACAAAACCAAAAAATTTTCAAACGGCTTCGCCGATAACGGAAGAACGTCTTCAAAAAGATTTTCAAAAAGACTTCGCCGAAAAAACAATAACGGACGATAAAATAATCGAAAGCATAAAAGAAGTATTCGGCGATAGTATTAAAAGAATAGATAAAATATAA
- a CDS encoding YbaB/EbfC family nucleoid-associated protein: MSKNIAGMLKQAQKLQSDMLKMQEELGSKIVEASAGGGMVTAKVNGKQELLEINIDKTVVNPDDVEMLQDLIVASINEALNKSKDMVTGEMSKLTGGLNMPGLF; the protein is encoded by the coding sequence ATGTCGAAAAATATCGCCGGAATGTTAAAGCAGGCGCAGAAACTTCAATCCGATATGCTTAAAATGCAGGAAGAATTGGGCTCTAAAATAGTAGAAGCAAGCGCAGGCGGAGGAATGGTTACCGCAAAGGTAAACGGAAAACAGGAACTGCTTGAAATAAATATAGATAAAACAGTCGTAAATCCCGATGACGTCGAAATGCTTCAGGACCTTATAGTAGCTTCTATAAACGAAGCTCTTAACAAGTCTAAAGATATGGTAACCGGAGAAATGTCCAAATTAACGGGCGGGCTTAATATGCCCGGTCTTTTTTAA
- the recR gene encoding recombination protein RecR, whose protein sequence is MSLNHSDYVKDIVFAFKKLPGIGERSARRLAFYLLSQNESVAYGLADAIKNAKQNIKLCQKCFNLSSDDICHICGNPSRNGKQLCIVENPEIIYVFEKSGNYNGYYHVLHGLINPLEGITPSDLKLKELASRVENGGFEEIILALNPNSNGEATSIYIHKILSPYNVRISALARGIPIGSDLEYVDKDTLSEALNYRKKFD, encoded by the coding sequence ATGTCTTTAAACCATTCGGATTACGTCAAAGATATAGTATTCGCATTTAAAAAACTCCCCGGCATAGGAGAAAGATCTGCAAGAAGACTTGCATTTTACTTATTGTCACAGAACGAATCCGTAGCCTACGGTCTTGCGGATGCAATAAAAAATGCCAAACAAAACATAAAATTATGCCAAAAATGTTTTAATTTAAGCTCCGACGATATCTGCCATATATGCGGCAACCCGTCCAGAAACGGAAAACAGCTGTGTATAGTAGAAAATCCGGAAATAATATACGTATTTGAAAAAAGCGGAAATTATAACGGTTATTATCATGTCCTGCACGGTTTAATAAATCCTCTTGAAGGTATAACGCCGTCGGATTTAAAGCTAAAAGAGCTTGCAAGCAGGGTAGAAAACGGCGGTTTTGAAGAAATTATTCTTGCGCTTAATCCAAATTCCAACGGAGAAGCTACCTCTATTTATATTCATAAAATTTTATCGCCTTATAACGTCCGCATTTCCGCTTTGGCAAGAGGAATACCGATAGGCTCCGATTTGGAATACGTAGATAAAGACACGCTGTCGGAAGCTCTTAATTACAGAAAAAAATTCGATTAA
- a CDS encoding signal recognition particle protein translates to MFDGLSSKLEKVFKNLKGYGKLSEKNIEDSLKEVRLSLLEADVNYLIVKEFIESVKNKAVGEKVADSLTPAQQIIKIIRDELVELLGNNEPLNIKTKPPVIIMLIGLQGSGKTTTAGKLALYLHRMKRSVYLVPADIYRPAAILQLKKIGASINIPVYETPEENGKILQKPDEIVKSAIEIAEKHAYDTIIVDTAGRLEIDEPLMNELKLLKNKFNPNEILFVADSMLGQSAVTVAKTFNEALDISGVVLTKVDGDARGGAALSIKKTVAKPIKFIGVGEKLSDFEVFYGDRIADRILGMGDILSLIEKAQESIDEKSAKSIEESLNKKDFTVKDFAEQLKMMSKIGGITQIAGMIPGFSKIKDKFNSEAAEKEIVKIKAIINSMTEKERLNPDILNGGRRKRIALGSGTTVNDVNIFINKFEEVKKIMKSFKKNKLGSLKNINNIKNMFNKGDFKWR, encoded by the coding sequence ATGTTTGACGGACTTAGTTCAAAACTCGAAAAAGTTTTTAAAAACCTTAAAGGTTACGGAAAGCTGTCTGAAAAAAATATAGAAGACAGTCTTAAGGAAGTCAGGCTTTCTTTGCTTGAAGCCGACGTAAACTACCTTATAGTAAAAGAGTTTATAGAATCCGTAAAAAATAAAGCCGTAGGCGAAAAAGTAGCCGACAGCCTGACCCCTGCCCAACAGATTATTAAAATAATAAGGGACGAATTAGTTGAACTGCTGGGAAACAACGAGCCTTTAAATATTAAGACAAAGCCTCCCGTCATCATAATGCTTATCGGGCTTCAGGGTTCTGGTAAAACTACTACTGCGGGAAAACTCGCGCTTTATCTTCACAGAATGAAACGCAGCGTATATCTAGTTCCCGCGGATATTTACAGACCGGCCGCTATACTTCAGCTTAAGAAAATCGGCGCAAGCATAAATATTCCGGTTTACGAAACGCCGGAAGAAAACGGTAAAATCCTGCAAAAGCCCGACGAAATAGTTAAAAGCGCTATAGAAATAGCCGAAAAACATGCTTATGATACCATAATCGTCGATACTGCAGGACGACTTGAAATAGATGAACCGTTAATGAACGAACTTAAACTTCTCAAAAATAAATTTAATCCAAACGAAATATTATTCGTAGCAGACTCTATGCTGGGGCAGAGCGCGGTTACGGTAGCAAAAACTTTCAACGAAGCTCTTGATATATCAGGGGTCGTCCTGACGAAAGTTGACGGCGACGCAAGAGGCGGAGCGGCTCTTTCTATTAAAAAAACCGTCGCCAAACCGATTAAATTCATAGGCGTAGGCGAAAAACTCAGCGATTTCGAAGTCTTTTACGGCGACAGGATAGCCGACAGGATACTCGGCATGGGCGACATATTAAGCCTTATAGAAAAAGCCCAGGAGTCTATTGACGAAAAATCTGCTAAATCTATAGAAGAATCTCTTAACAAAAAAGATTTTACGGTTAAAGATTTTGCCGAACAGCTTAAAATGATGTCAAAAATAGGCGGGATTACTCAGATTGCAGGCATGATACCCGGCTTTTCAAAAATAAAAGATAAATTTAATTCTGAAGCGGCTGAAAAAGAGATAGTTAAAATTAAGGCTATTATTAATTCTATGACGGAAAAAGAAAGGCTGAACCCCGACATATTAAACGGCGGAAGGCGCAAAAGAATCGCTTTAGGAAGCGGCACCACCGTCAACGATGTTAATATCTTTATAAATAAATTCGAAGAAGTAAAAAAGATTATGAAGTCTTTCAAAAAGAACAAATTGGGTTCTTTAAAAAATATAAATAATATTAAAAACATGTTTAACAAAGGAGATTTCAAGTGGCGGTAA
- a CDS encoding 30S ribosomal protein S16 encodes MAVKIRLSRIGSHKKPFYRIVAASGEKAVQKKFIEILGTYNPCADKGVQFNIDKDKFDKWVSLGAKPSDTVMALVKKQAK; translated from the coding sequence GTGGCGGTAAAAATCAGATTATCTAGAATCGGTTCTCACAAAAAACCTTTTTACAGAATCGTGGCGGCTTCCGGAGAAAAAGCCGTGCAGAAAAAATTTATAGAAATACTGGGGACTTATAATCCGTGCGCCGATAAAGGCGTCCAGTTTAATATCGATAAGGACAAATTCGACAAGTGGGTAAGTTTGGGGGCAAAACCCAGCGATACCGTTATGGCGTTAGTAAAAAAACAGGCTAAATGA
- the rimM gene encoding 16S rRNA processing protein RimM produces MNPVYIDIGEFIKPHGILGELLFNLYNPLSNVMDSECELFIKENGAYKKLEIEKIRRANKGYLIKLNGADSIESAEKFKKTSVYINKADIKLDKDEFLISDLIGLNCYNEKKINIGSVSEIYGGETDVMEIKSSAAVYLIPMTAENIETIDIKNSKISVKNENNYRI; encoded by the coding sequence ATGAATCCCGTTTATATAGATATAGGGGAATTTATAAAACCGCACGGTATCTTAGGCGAACTTTTATTTAATCTATACAACCCCTTGTCTAACGTTATGGATTCTGAATGCGAACTTTTTATTAAAGAAAACGGCGCATATAAAAAATTAGAAATCGAAAAAATCAGACGGGCAAACAAAGGTTATCTCATTAAATTAAACGGCGCAGATTCTATTGAATCTGCGGAAAAGTTTAAAAAGACTTCCGTTTATATTAATAAAGCCGATATTAAATTGGATAAAGACGAATTTTTAATTTCAGATTTAATCGGTTTAAACTGCTATAACGAAAAAAAAATTAACATAGGGTCGGTTTCGGAAATTTACGGAGGAGAAACAGACGTTATGGAAATAAAGTCCAGCGCTGCAGTTTACCTGATTCCTATGACGGCTGAAAATATCGAAACTATAGATATTAAAAATTCAAAAATATCGGTTAAAAACGAAAATAATTATAGAATATAA
- the trmD gene encoding tRNA (guanosine(37)-N1)-methyltransferase TrmD: MKKVIDVISIMPEYFDSFLKNGLIGKALKSGLMEINIINPRDFSSGKYKRVDDKIYGGGAGQLLMAEPIIKAFEYSVKNFKKNYKTGKKVVVIMSPSGKLLDSDTASEMSDFDHIIIICGRYEGIDARVADLTGGIEISIGSYILSGGEIASIVFIESVSRYFKGFLGNQESLKEESLSGDFKKILEYPQYTKPKTFRNLSVPEILLSGNHKLIEKWRMEKALKKTEQIRKIN; the protein is encoded by the coding sequence ATGAAGAAGGTAATAGACGTTATATCTATAATGCCGGAATATTTTGATTCGTTTTTAAAAAACGGTCTTATAGGAAAGGCTTTAAAATCCGGATTAATGGAAATAAATATTATTAATCCCAGAGACTTTTCAAGCGGTAAATATAAAAGGGTGGACGATAAAATATACGGCGGGGGGGCAGGTCAGCTGTTAATGGCGGAACCTATTATTAAAGCCTTCGAATATTCCGTAAAAAATTTTAAAAAAAATTATAAAACCGGAAAAAAAGTTGTAGTTATAATGTCTCCATCCGGAAAATTGCTCGACTCGGATACCGCTTCGGAAATGTCCGATTTTGACCATATTATAATAATTTGCGGAAGATATGAAGGCATAGATGCAAGGGTAGCCGATTTAACGGGAGGAATAGAAATATCGATAGGCAGTTATATACTGTCCGGCGGCGAAATCGCTTCGATAGTTTTCATAGAATCGGTAAGCAGATATTTTAAAGGTTTTTTGGGCAATCAAGAATCGCTTAAAGAGGAAAGCCTTTCCGGCGATTTTAAAAAAATATTAGAATATCCCCAATATACTAAACCAAAAACGTTTAGAAATTTATCCGTTCCAGAAATACTTCTCAGCGGAAATCATAAGCTGATTGAAAAGTGGAGAATGGAAAAAGCATTAAAAAAAACGGAGCAAATAAGAAAAATTAATTAA
- a CDS encoding 50S ribosomal protein L19, with protein MNIVEKIENASLRTDVPQFKSGDTVKVYQKIKEGDKERIQVYEGVVIARKGSGIRSAFTVRKISYGVGVEKTFLINSPLIDKIELLYQGKVRRAKLYYLRKKKGKEAKIERLDMVQQQQ; from the coding sequence ATGAATATCGTAGAAAAAATCGAAAATGCGTCGTTAAGAACGGATGTTCCTCAATTTAAATCGGGAGATACCGTCAAAGTATATCAAAAAATAAAAGAGGGCGACAAAGAAAGAATTCAGGTTTATGAAGGAGTGGTTATTGCGAGAAAAGGAAGCGGTATCAGGTCGGCTTTTACAGTAAGAAAAATTTCTTACGGCGTCGGAGTCGAAAAAACTTTTTTGATTAATTCTCCGCTAATCGATAAAATTGAACTTCTTTATCAGGGAAAGGTAAGGAGGGCAAAATTATACTACTTAAGAAAGAAAAAAGGGAAGGAAGCTAAAATAGAAAGGCTCGATATGGTTCAGCAGCAGCAGTAA
- a CDS encoding acylphosphatase, whose protein sequence is MTLKSYRVIIKGIVQGVNFRNFTKLEAERIGIKGYVMNTHDGHVEAFFEGEEEKIKEIIASVHVGPPSSRVKEVKLYEQDGLSNFKDFKILR, encoded by the coding sequence ATGACTTTAAAATCTTATAGGGTTATTATAAAAGGAATCGTTCAGGGCGTAAATTTTAGAAATTTTACAAAACTTGAAGCCGAAAGAATCGGCATAAAGGGTTATGTAATGAATACTCATGACGGTCATGTAGAGGCATTTTTTGAGGGCGAGGAAGAAAAAATTAAGGAAATTATTGCTTCCGTGCATGTCGGTCCGCCATCGTCGAGAGTCAAAGAAGTTAAACTATATGAACAGGACGGGCTTTCTAATTTCAAAGATTTTAAAATATTAAGATAA
- the rsmI gene encoding 16S rRNA (cytidine(1402)-2'-O)-methyltransferase gives MSVLYVVATPIGNLEDITIRALKVMREADFIACEDTRKTRILTSKYHIKTRLIPYHEYNKKSAADAIAGGIMKGRDYVLVSEAGTPLISDPGSYLVRLCIEKGIKVVPIPGPSSVLTAISASGLNTSEFTFIGFLPKKEGKRKKLLAKLKDEKRVFILFEPGRSVEKLLADINEIMGNVKICYAKELTKIYEFIETKDVKTITEEIKNRPELTKGELTVIVDPSPIEEAD, from the coding sequence ATGAGCGTATTATACGTCGTGGCGACGCCCATCGGAAACCTCGAAGATATTACTATAAGAGCGTTAAAAGTAATGAGGGAAGCGGACTTTATAGCCTGCGAAGATACCAGAAAAACGAGGATATTAACTTCTAAATATCATATTAAAACACGCTTAATTCCATATCACGAATATAATAAAAAATCGGCTGCCGACGCTATCGCCGGCGGTATAATGAAAGGGAGAGATTACGTTTTAGTCAGCGAAGCCGGGACGCCTTTAATATCCGACCCCGGTTCTTATTTAGTCCGCTTGTGTATCGAAAAAGGAATAAAAGTAGTTCCTATTCCCGGCCCTTCCAGCGTATTAACCGCAATATCGGCATCGGGATTGAATACTTCGGAATTTACTTTTATCGGTTTTTTACCTAAAAAAGAGGGAAAAAGAAAAAAATTACTTGCAAAATTAAAGGATGAAAAAAGGGTTTTTATACTTTTTGAACCAGGCAGAAGCGTCGAAAAACTGCTTGCAGATATAAACGAAATAATGGGCAACGTTAAAATATGCTACGCAAAAGAGCTAACTAAAATTTATGAATTTATAGAAACAAAAGACGTAAAAACTATAACGGAAGAAATTAAAAACAGGCCTGAATTAACAAAGGGCGAGTTGACGGTTATCGTCGATCCGTCGCCTATAGAGGAAGCAGACTAA
- a CDS encoding NAD+ synthase: protein MNHKIELPKIDELNFPLFYKHLGNFIKSEVLKAGLKSVVLGLSGGIDSAVSCFLAVSALGKDNVTALIMPYESSSKSSIEDALKVVNTLGIKYYVLDISNQINEYFKNESKETEKSENADAAGDIALKLRKGNKMARERMSILYDYSYKLNSLVLGTSNKSELLLGYGTLYGDMASALNPIGDIYKTQIYQLAEHLGIPKNIINKPPSADLWEGQSDESELGFTYKTADDIMYLLIDKMYKPEVVISLGFEENIVNNIYERIKKSQYKRRMPLIAKVSERTINIDFRYLRDWA from the coding sequence ATGAATCATAAAATTGAACTGCCAAAAATAGACGAATTAAATTTTCCTTTATTTTATAAACATCTCGGTAATTTTATAAAAAGCGAGGTTTTAAAGGCGGGGTTAAAAAGCGTAGTTTTGGGCTTGTCGGGAGGTATAGATTCGGCTGTGTCTTGTTTTTTGGCTGTAAGCGCGCTTGGAAAAGATAACGTAACGGCTCTAATAATGCCTTATGAAAGCAGTTCCAAGTCAAGTATCGAGGATGCTTTAAAAGTTGTAAATACGCTAGGCATTAAATATTACGTTTTAGATATATCTAACCAGATTAACGAATATTTTAAGAACGAGTCTAAAGAGACCGAGAAAAGCGAAAATGCCGATGCTGCAGGCGATATCGCCTTAAAACTTAGAAAAGGCAATAAAATGGCCAGAGAAAGGATGTCTATTCTGTATGATTATTCATATAAGTTAAATTCGTTAGTCCTTGGGACAAGCAATAAATCGGAACTGCTTCTGGGCTACGGAACTTTATACGGCGATATGGCTTCAGCTTTAAATCCAATAGGAGATATTTATAAAACTCAGATTTATCAGCTTGCGGAGCATCTCGGCATCCCAAAAAATATTATAAATAAACCGCCGTCTGCCGATTTGTGGGAAGGGCAGTCGGATGAATCGGAGCTGGGTTTTACATATAAAACTGCGGACGATATAATGTATCTCTTAATAGATAAAATGTATAAACCCGAAGTAGTAATTTCTTTAGGATTTGAAGAAAATATCGTAAACAACATATATGAAAGAATAAAAAAATCGCAGTATAAAAGACGTATGCCTTTAATAGCAAAGGTTTCTGAACGGACCATAAATATTGATTTTAGATATTTAAGGGATTGGGCATAG